The window GGTGGCCTTGCGCGTAAACATGACCGGCGATGAGGCCCGAACGCTTTGGCCTCGCATCAAGGCATTCCGCGCTGCCGAAGGGCATGAGCCTAATGTCCATTCCGCCAATCCCCTTGAAAAGCGCATGGCAGAGGCACTCGCTTGGCTGAAGGCCGAAAAGGCCAAGCGCCTGCGTGAGGGGGCTCTGTGATGTCACGCCCGAGCTTGGAAGATATTTTCATGGAAGACGACGAGTTCGGCCTGTTGGATGTCAAACCTCGCGCGGGGCGCGGTGGTCCTTCGCAGGATCGTGGCGTCGCAGCCTTGCTCGAAGTAACCGCCTTCTATGAGCGTCATTCGCGCCTCCCCGATCCAGACGCAATGGATCATGACGAGATGCGCCTTGGAGCAATCTGGGATACCGTAAAGTTGGCTCCCGCCGATCAAATGCGGGCTGTGGATCGGTTGGGCCTGCTAAGCGCCTCCGCCGCCCCAAAGTCGCGTTCATGGCAAGATGAGCCTGTCGACGCTGATATTCCCAATAGCTTGGATGACATCTTTGCTGATGACGATCTTGATGTTGATGCGTCACTGGTCAGCCTCAAGCACACCACACCGGCTGCAGAAAGGCACGTTCCTGATCATCGCGCGGACTTCGTGCTCTGTCAGGATTTCGAGCAATTCCGGGAGCGCTTTGAGACAGTTCAGCGGGGCTTGGAAGCAGGTGAGCGCCAAGCAAGCCCGGTACGGAAATGGTCGGTGATCGAGCCGATCGAAGGGGACTTCTTCATAAGGAACGGTTTGCTCGCCATGATCGCCGAGAAGTCGGAAATGACCGCCCGTGGCGGCACGCGCGACCATCGGCTTCGCGTCATCTTTTCAAACGGTACAGAGAGCGACCCGCTCATGTCGTCATTCCGAAAATCCCTGAATGACGATAAGACAGCTCGCATGGTCCAGAAGGTTGGCCTCGGACCGCTTGATCCTGAATGGGAAAACGATCAGCTCGAACTGTCGGGAACGATCTATGTTGCCCGCTCCCGATCTGAAAATCCCGAGATCAAAGGGCAGCGTATGATCTTGCATAAGATCGGCGTCACCAGCCAGGATGTATCCCGCCGTGTTGCGGACGCCAGAAACGATCCAACGTTTCTTCTGGCGCCGGTGGAAATCGTCGCGACCTACAGCCTGCAAAATCTGTCCCGCAACAAAGTCGAGAACTTGCTGCATCGTTTCTTCGCAGCGGCTCGTCCGGCTAAACTATTCGTCACAGATCGGTTCGGGAAGAAGGTTCTTCCTAAGGAATGGTTCTATGTCCTGCCAGAACACGTCGGTCAGGCAGCTAAGCTGATCGAAGAGGGGACCTTGCATCGGTATCTTTATGATGTCGAAACTCAGAGGATTCTATTAAAAAACGAGATAACCTGAGTTCTGCACATTCAGCTTCTTCGAAAAATACCAGCAATTCCGGCTGTCGGAAAGGGACTGGGGCCTGCCATCTGCCGCGCCTGGTGCGAAGGTCGGCTCTTGGGCCGAAGGGGACTATGCGCTTTAAGCGTGAATGTCTGCTTCGCCATTTTCTGGCCAAAACCCGTCCTTCTCCTTTCGGCCAAGTGCAGTCTATTCGCGGACGTCCGGCGCTTGCCCGGCTACTTCGCGTAAAGCGGCGAAGGCAGCCCTGCCGAAGGTGTCGGGGCCGGTTTCGGGGGCCGCGAGCCAGGCCTGTGTCGACAGCTTCAGAATGCCGATCGCAGCTGCCGCAGTGACGCGGCATTCGATGTCGTCTTGCGGGCGCTCTTTCCTATCGGCCAGAGCTTTGGCGAGCACCCGCTCGAATTTCTCGTACTTGGCCTGATCGCCCGCGCTCAGCGCAGGGGTGTCCTGGATTAGCCGGGCAAGGTCGCGCGACGCTTCCGACAGATGGGTCTGTGCCAATTCCACGAAGGCGTTCTCGACCATGTCGAGCAGCGGTTCCTCGACGGGGCGCCGATTTATCGCTTCTGCCACGAGCGCCGGAAAATCGGCCTTGGTGGAGAAGACGATCTCCTCCTTCGAGCCGAAATAATGGAACAGACTGCGGCGCGAAACGTCTGCCGCTGCAGCGATGTCGTCGAGCGTCGTCGCTTCGAACCCGCGTTCCAGAAACAGGCGCATCGCCTCGTCCTGAATGCGGGCGCGGGTCCGGGAGCGCTTTCGCGCTCGCAGACCGACCGTGTCAGGTGAGAGTATGTCTTGCACTGCTTGTATTTTTGCACTGAGTGCACAATATCGCGCCCAGTGCCCTCCTGTGGCTGATCGATGCGAAGGATAGCAAAAATGGCGAGCTGGACCACCAAGGATATTCCCGACCAGTCCGGCAGGCTGGCGATCGTCACTGGCGCCACCGGAGGCCTCGGGCTGGAGACGGCCCTCGCGCTGGCAGGCGCGGGAGCAGAGGTCATTCTGGCGGCGCGCAATCCGAACAAAGGACGCGCGGCGGAAGCGCTGATCCGCCAGCGACATCCCGATGCCCGCGTCCGCTTCGATCGTGTCGATCTGGCCAGCCTCGCTTCGGTTCGCGATTTTGCCCAGCGGCAACTGGCGAGCGAGCGCCCGATCGACATTCTCGTCAACAACGCCGGCATCATGGCGCTGCCCCGGCGCGAAACCACGCTCGACGGGCACGAGATGCAGTTCGCCACCAACTACCTCTCGCACTTCGCGCTGACCGGCCAGTTGCTGCCGCTGCTGAGCGCAGGCAAGGCGCGCGTGGTGGAGGTGTCGAGCATCGCCCATCGCAGCGGCAGAATCCGGATCGACGATCTCGATTACGGGCAAGGCTACAGGCCCTGGCCGGTCTATGCGCAGTCCAAGCTGGCGATGCTGATGTTCGCGCTCGAACTGGATCGCCGCAGCCGCGCGAACGGCTGGGGGATCACCAGCGTGGCTGCCCATCCGGGTGCTGCCGACACCGATCTGGTCGCGAACGGTATGGGCGCTGCGAGCCGGTTGATGACCTGGGGAAGCGCGATAGCCCTCAAGCTGATCGGCCATTCCGCCCAAGACGGCGCGCTGCCGCTACTGATGGCCGCGACCATGCCGGGTATCCGGGGCGGCGAGTATTTCGGGCCGCAGGGCTTTCGCGAGATGAAAGGACCACCGGGCGCGGGCAGGATTGAGCCACAGGCGCGCGATGCCGAGGTCGCCGCGCAGCTGTGGGCGCGGTCCGAGGCGATGACCGGCGTGGCGTTCGGCTGAAGCACAAGACCATGTTCCATCTGATCTTCGCCTTGCCGTGGGCCTATGTTGTCGCGCGCACCCTGCTGCCATTGCCCTGGGCGCTCGGCGTGAAGCTGGCGGTCGCCCTGATCCTGCTCGTCGGAGCGCAGTCGCACCTGTGGAGCCGTATCTCTTCGGGATCGGTGTTCAGTCCGGAATTTCCCCGGCCGCTCATCGTCGTGCTTAACTGGCTGTTCGGGTGTATTGCCCAGCTGGCCGTGTTCCAGATCGCGCTCGACGTGGTGAGGCTGGCAGCCACGATAACCGGGATCGGCGCAGACGCCCCCTGGATCGAGGCGCGCTACGCCATCGCTGTGCTGGCCTTGGTGCTGGCGGCCATCGGCGTGTGGAACGCCATCGGCGTACCGCGCCTGCGCAAGGTGACCGTCACGATCCCAGCGCTTCCCGAAGCGTTCGAGGGCTATACCCTCATCCAGCTTACCGACCTGCACATCAGCCGGCTGTTCCCCGCCGGCTGGACGCGCGCCGTGGTCGAGGCGACCAACCGGCTGGATGCGGACCTGATCGTCGTGACGGGTGACGTGATCGATGGCAGCGTCGACAACCGGCGCACAGGCGTCGAACCCTTGCGCGAACTGCGCGCGAAAGACGGGGTGTACCTTTGTCCCGGCAACCATGAATACCTCTCGGGCTACGATCCATGGATGGCGCACCTTGCATCGCTGGGCATGCGGGTACTGGGCAATGCCCATGCGGTGATCGCGCGAGGCGATGAGGCTCTCGTCGTGGCCGGTCTCACCGATCCTTCGGCGCGCGGCGTCGGCAAGCCGCTCCCCGATCTGGGGCAGGCGCTTGAGGGATCTCCACCGGACGCCCCGATCATCCTGCTCGATCACGAACCGGGGCGGGCGCAAGAAGCGGCCCGGCGCGGCGTGGCGTTGCAGCTCTCGGGCCATACCCACGGCGGCATGATCGTCGGGCTCGACCGACTGGTCGCGCGCGGCAATAGCGGCTTCGTCTCGGGGCTCTATGAGGTTGGCACAATGGCGCTCTACGTCAACAACGGCACCGGCATTTGGCCGGGGTTCGCCCTGAGGTTGGGCAAGCCGTCCGAACTGACCTTGATTACCTTGCATCGTGCGACTGGCTGAGCGATTTGGCAAGTTTCCCGGCTCCCTTTTGATCAGGCAACAGTCCGGCTTTCGCTTGGCTGTTGCTGAAGCTAGAGAGCCGGGCATGGTGACCGTTTCGCCCGACGTCTATAATCGAGCCGCTTCGCTGCTGGCTGAAAATCCGGAATACCGGGTGCTGCGCAAGCTTCGTCCAGTGGCAGGGTTTCATCGACCGGTGCCTGGCGCTCGCAACCGTATCGGCGTTGCGATCGATGTCGAGACCACTGGGCTGGACTACGAATCCGACCGGATCATTGAACTGGCCCTCCAGCGATTTCGCTACGACGATGCCGGGCGGATCGTGCAGGTCGGCCAGGCCCGGGTCTGGCGTGAAGAGCCGGGTGAGCCCCTCGATCTCAGGATAACGAAACTGACCGGCTTGACCGATGAGGTCCTGGCGGGACAGTCGATCGACGATACCCTTGCGCTCGAAATTCTGGGCTCGGCCGATTTGATCGTTGCCCATAACGCGCGGTTCGATCGGCCGTTCGTCGATCGCAGGTTGCCCGCGCTCGCCGGTAAGGCCTGGGCCTGCTCGATGTCCGAACTGGACTGGCTGGAACTCGGTTTCGACGGGCGTGCGCTTGCCCATCTCGTCTCGCAGTGCGGCTGGTTCTATGAAGGTCATCGGGCTGAAAACGACATCCTCGCGCTCCTATACCTTCTGGCGCATGACTTGCCGGACGGCGAAACCGTGATGGCCAAGCTGATAGCCTGTTCGGAGCGGTCGTCTTTCCAGGTGAATGCGGTCGATGCCCCCTTCGATGCCAAGGACCGCCTAAAAGCCCGAGGCTATCGCTGGAATTCTGCGTTGCGCTTCTGGACGACCGAGATCGCGGAGGCGGATCACGGTGCGGAGCGGGCATGGCTGATGAGCGAGGTCTATACCGGGTACGGCGAGCCCGCGTTCATTCCTGTCAGCGCCTGCGAACGGCATTCCAGAGCAGTATGAAGTCCTACTGAAAAGATCGCTTGTCTAGCTCTGGCTCTGACGCCCCGTATCCGGCAAGACTGCATTCTAACGCTTCAGCGCTTCGTGCTTCCATCGTGTCTCTCGTAGGGGGCCCGGCTGTGATGCCCCGAACCTAAATCACCATGCGGACTTTGCGTTGATAGCTGCCTATGGTCTGGTTCGCGCTACATCGACGCTTTTTGGGAATCTCGATCCAAACGAAGGACAGCTCGTCATCTGGTAGATTGCGGGCAAACTCTGGCGACGCGCTGCCCATCGTCCCACCGCTTCTTGTAGATCGCGGCCCCTTTGCCCAGTTGCCAGCAGGATAGGTCTCCTGTTTCGCTGGATACCAGAGCCAGGGTTCGACCGTACCTGTCGGTTCCTATCCTCTCGATCGTGAGGCGGCCATGCAGTGCATCTCGCAGGCTATCCGTCGATGCTTCCGGATTGCCAGGTGCGCACTGCCTTCCCTTTCGGCAATGGCCGGCAAGTTCGGGAGCATCGATGCCCAGCAAGCGAATGCGTTCGCCGGCACAATTGAGCGTATCACCGTCCACCACACGACAGTCGGTGAGCGGGTGGCCGGTACGGGCCGGTGGATTTTCCGGCCAAATTAGTGATGCCGCACCGGCACCAGCTCCCGCCAGCGCAGCTGCGCCGAACCATGCGGCAATTACTTTGGTCGTTCTGGACCGTGACCTGCGGCGGTAGTGGTCAAATTTGATCAGGTTGTCAGTTCGATGGCGCCTGCGCATGGCGCTCTTTACGCCGTGTGGGGAGGTTTCCAAACACTCAGATTAGAATGCTGCCCCGCGCCTTTCGCGCGGCCGCGCTCTATCCTCGCTTCGCTTCGACCGAGCCGCCTGCGGCGTCTCGTCCCATGCGGGCAAGGATCGCTGGCAGGGGCCGTCCCGCCTTCCGCGCTCCGGATGCGGACAGCGCGGCGGGCCGCGCTGGCGCCGGGTTGATGGACCTGCCGGGCAGGCGGAGTGGGCGTCACTACCCTCTAGGCCCGCCGCGGCGGCGCGCAACCTGAGCTCTGGCTCAGGTCCTGCACTTCGTTGCGGCCTTGTCAGGTGCGCCCCGCCTCGGACGGCGGGCCTTGCCGGTTCGCTCCTGTCGCCCACCCCGCCCTCCGGCCGGTCAATGCGCGCGATGGAAGAAGGAGTGAAGATCATGGAACTCAAGCACATCGACATCACCCGTCTGTCGGTTTCCAGCCTCAACATGCGGGGCACGAGG of the Novosphingobium sp. 9 genome contains:
- a CDS encoding metallophosphoesterase is translated as MFHLIFALPWAYVVARTLLPLPWALGVKLAVALILLVGAQSHLWSRISSGSVFSPEFPRPLIVVLNWLFGCIAQLAVFQIALDVVRLAATITGIGADAPWIEARYAIAVLALVLAAIGVWNAIGVPRLRKVTVTIPALPEAFEGYTLIQLTDLHISRLFPAGWTRAVVEATNRLDADLIVVTGDVIDGSVDNRRTGVEPLRELRAKDGVYLCPGNHEYLSGYDPWMAHLASLGMRVLGNAHAVIARGDEALVVAGLTDPSARGVGKPLPDLGQALEGSPPDAPIILLDHEPGRAQEAARRGVALQLSGHTHGGMIVGLDRLVARGNSGFVSGLYEVGTMALYVNNGTGIWPGFALRLGKPSELTLITLHRATG
- a CDS encoding thermonuclease family protein, with product MRRRHRTDNLIKFDHYRRRSRSRTTKVIAAWFGAAALAGAGAGAASLIWPENPPARTGHPLTDCRVVDGDTLNCAGERIRLLGIDAPELAGHCRKGRQCAPGNPEASTDSLRDALHGRLTIERIGTDRYGRTLALVSSETGDLSCWQLGKGAAIYKKRWDDGQRVARVCPQSTR
- a CDS encoding GIY-YIG nuclease family protein, with amino-acid sequence MEDDEFGLLDVKPRAGRGGPSQDRGVAALLEVTAFYERHSRLPDPDAMDHDEMRLGAIWDTVKLAPADQMRAVDRLGLLSASAAPKSRSWQDEPVDADIPNSLDDIFADDDLDVDASLVSLKHTTPAAERHVPDHRADFVLCQDFEQFRERFETVQRGLEAGERQASPVRKWSVIEPIEGDFFIRNGLLAMIAEKSEMTARGGTRDHRLRVIFSNGTESDPLMSSFRKSLNDDKTARMVQKVGLGPLDPEWENDQLELSGTIYVARSRSENPEIKGQRMILHKIGVTSQDVSRRVADARNDPTFLLAPVEIVATYSLQNLSRNKVENLLHRFFAAARPAKLFVTDRFGKKVLPKEWFYVLPEHVGQAAKLIEEGTLHRYLYDVETQRILLKNEIT
- a CDS encoding TetR/AcrR family transcriptional regulator, yielding MRLFLERGFEATTLDDIAAAADVSRRSLFHYFGSKEEIVFSTKADFPALVAEAINRRPVEEPLLDMVENAFVELAQTHLSEASRDLARLIQDTPALSAGDQAKYEKFERVLAKALADRKERPQDDIECRVTAAAAIGILKLSTQAWLAAPETGPDTFGRAAFAALREVAGQAPDVRE
- a CDS encoding 3'-5' exonuclease, producing MRLAERFGKFPGSLLIRQQSGFRLAVAEAREPGMVTVSPDVYNRAASLLAENPEYRVLRKLRPVAGFHRPVPGARNRIGVAIDVETTGLDYESDRIIELALQRFRYDDAGRIVQVGQARVWREEPGEPLDLRITKLTGLTDEVLAGQSIDDTLALEILGSADLIVAHNARFDRPFVDRRLPALAGKAWACSMSELDWLELGFDGRALAHLVSQCGWFYEGHRAENDILALLYLLAHDLPDGETVMAKLIACSERSSFQVNAVDAPFDAKDRLKARGYRWNSALRFWTTEIAEADHGAERAWLMSEVYTGYGEPAFIPVSACERHSRAV
- a CDS encoding SDR family oxidoreductase, with amino-acid sequence MASWTTKDIPDQSGRLAIVTGATGGLGLETALALAGAGAEVILAARNPNKGRAAEALIRQRHPDARVRFDRVDLASLASVRDFAQRQLASERPIDILVNNAGIMALPRRETTLDGHEMQFATNYLSHFALTGQLLPLLSAGKARVVEVSSIAHRSGRIRIDDLDYGQGYRPWPVYAQSKLAMLMFALELDRRSRANGWGITSVAAHPGAADTDLVANGMGAASRLMTWGSAIALKLIGHSAQDGALPLLMAATMPGIRGGEYFGPQGFREMKGPPGAGRIEPQARDAEVAAQLWARSEAMTGVAFG